The Synergistota bacterium region AAAAATACATCCTTAAGGGAGATCACGAACGAGATCCTCGATTTCGCCAAAGAGGAATATGAAACCCAGAGTATTGGAAAGACCAAAACAAGTTCCATCCCAATTCCAGGTGCTGGAAACGGCATATTAAACGAGTACATTTTAACAACAAAAGATGGCAAGAAAATAAGGATGCAAACTATTTCCATAAAGGCAGGAAGAGATACTCTTATAGTTGCCTATGTTGGCCCCTCCTCCCTATATGAAAAATACATGAGCGTTTGGGACAGGGTTATCGATACCATATCCGTTAAGCCAAGACCCATCTCCATATCTCCTGCTCCAAAGCCCACACCGGCACCTACTCCGACTCCAGTTCCAACTCCACAACCAACGCCGGTTCCACAACCACAACCAACACCAACTCCTGTACCACAACCTACGCCGACTCCACCCCCCACGCCTCAGCCAGCTCCCACACCAGGGCTTACTCCAACACCCGTACCTACTCCAGGACCTACGCTCCCTCCAACGCCCACACCATCTCCCGCACCCACTCCAGCTCCAATTCCGCAACCAACGCCGGCACCACAACCAGTGCCAACACCCATACCTACACCACAACCAGTGCCAGCACCACAACCACAACCAATACCACAGCCAGCGCCGTCTCTACCCGGACCAACACCCACTCCCGCACCAACCGTACCACCGGTACCCACAGGATGGTCTATATACAGGGATCCGCAGAACTACTTCAGCATAGGAATTCCTCCAGGTTGGTACTATAACCCAACGCCAAATCCGAATATCCCTAAAGGAATACCTTATGTGAACTATATATTTGTGGAAGGTGCAAGGGTGAGCGCAGACTTTAGCGTAGTTGTGGAAACAATACCCATAGGATACACTCTTCAAGGATATGCAGCTGCGGTAGAGATGAATTCGCTGAGCAAATTCCCAGGTTATAAAAAATATTCTGAAACCACGGTTGTTATAAATGGAAGACAGTTCATAAAGAGGGTATTCACCGCTTACATAAACAGCCCCACGGGACAGCAGATTCCAATATATGCCGAGCAATACTATTATGTCTCGAGGAATATCGCTTATACCGTGAATTTTGAAGCTATGCTATCCGACTACCAGCGCTTTCTTCCCATATTTAACAGCATCATAAATACTTTCCAACCGCTTAAATAGAAAGATAGTTGAAAAAAAAGGGGGGGGATGCCCCCACACCATTTTATTAAGGCATCCCCTCCTCAAGTCTCCTAACAAGAGGTATTCGCCTATAGAGGATGTTAAAAAGGAGAAGATAAACGGGGAACTGTATTCCAGAACCTATAAGCTTGGATACAAGTACAACTTTCCACGGGATTCCAAAAAGGATATAAAGAAAATATGGGAGAAGGGTTATCTCCGGAACAATGGTAGATGCTATGAGGGCAACAGTTACCCTCCAAGTAAACGAAAACCTCTTAAAGAGAATAACTGTTATCCCAGGGATAAAACCCCTGAGCGCACTTGTAAGGGTAAAGTGTGGCATATAAGGTCCCATGGGAGAGATTATGTAGCCTATTATGTCAGCTAAAGCTCCGCCTATGGCTCCCTCAACCGGTCCCAGAAAGATACCGAGAAATATAAGTGGGAATGAGCCGAATCCTACCCTTATACCCTCAACGCCACCTATGGCAATTCTTACGCTCCCAAAGCGAGAAAGGACTACGCTAAGTGCGATCATAAAACCGAGAATCGCTAATCTTCGGCTCTTCCTCAAAATAACTCACCTCCCATTTGAATATTATAACACAGGAGGATGATAAAGGTTGAGAACAGTTCCAAAGCTATTTTTGTTTCTTTTTATTTTTCTTCTCTCCTCCATACCTAATCTCGCCCACGGTAGCTTGTATTTCATCATCGAAGTAGAGAACGAGCTTCGAGGAAAGATAATCATAGCTGAAAATGGGAGAGAAATCTACTGTGGTAGAGTTCTAAAACCAGCGGAAGAATATAATGCAAGACCCTTTACCGCAAGCAAGTGGGGCAAGATAGACAGAGTAGTCGCATCTGCGGTAAACGCCATCCATATCTTACGAAAAGAGGGGCTTATAAGCATTCTACCCTTAAAAAGCTATTCATCAGGAGCTCGCTTTAAAAGTTCAATCTTGACCGACATTCCTCCTCAATATACTATTTTTGGTGGAGGATACTCCCCATTTGTAGGGAGCAAAGTTATATGTAAACCGAGAAAGGGAATTCCTGAGAAAATCGAGATAGTCGTATCTAAGGAAAGA contains the following coding sequences:
- a CDS encoding folate family ECF transporter S component encodes the protein MRKSRRLAILGFMIALSVVLSRFGSVRIAIGGVEGIRVGFGSFPLIFLGIFLGPVEGAIGGALADIIGYIISPMGPYMPHFTLTSALRGFIPGITVILFKRFSFTWRVTVALIASTIVPEITLLPYFLYILFGIPWKVVLVSKLIGSGIQFPVYLLLFNILYRRIPLVRRLEEGMP